From Arachis stenosperma cultivar V10309 chromosome 2, arast.V10309.gnm1.PFL2, whole genome shotgun sequence, one genomic window encodes:
- the LOC130963129 gene encoding uncharacterized protein LOC130963129, whose translation MESFKKALKDYFVHEGKDVLYIKNEKLKVRAACTGEKCPWLIFTSWNSSKDYFQIKTLYKEHNCGRDFGSNLADRAWVIDKLVKKLFTEPDLKIGAARDHIIDEYNVKVNLRMVARALKVAREVVIGSEKAQYGKTRDYLMKLHRSNPGSTALMEVIPQPESLPLFDRLYISLDACKKGFKEGCRPLIGLDGCFLKGRYGGQLLSAVGQDTNNHFYVIAYAVVPNECKETWKWFLTLLKEDLSEVPQHCRNFISDQQKGLELAMNEVNPTVHHRNCVLHIWKNFIKHFKDEQTKQMVWECSCCTTIQEFRSSMEKLKNLNEGAWEYLHRKKPILSMCEDLRCYIMRKKTMHKKRLEHHTGILAPVQQKKLDQFIKPKSMPCRHVVAAMAKMGLKPEDFVHKWLTMDAIRSAYSVCINPVNSEEYWNPTDSPQPLPPPIKKPTHRPKMKRKVNFVETEMNSHKAKNSFKVTCNRCG comes from the exons ATGGAGTCATTCAAGAAGGCCCTAAAAGATTATTTTGTGCACGAGGGTAAAGATGTTTTATACATTAAGAATGAGAAGCTGAAGGTGAGAGCAGCCTGTACAGGTGAAAAATGTCCTTGGCTAATTTTTACAAGCTGGAACAGTTCAAAAGATTACTTTCAGATCAAAACTCTTTACAAAGAACACAACTGTGGAAGGGATTTTGGTAGCAACTTGGCTGACAGAGCATGGGTCATTGATAAGTTAGTTAAGAAGCTCTTTACAGAGCCTGACCTGAAGATAGGTGCAGCCAGGGATCATATCATAGATGAATACAATGTGAAAGTGAATCTTAGAATGGTAGCTAGAGCATTGAAAGTTGCGAGAGAGGTTGTCATTGGGAGTGAAAAGGCACAGTATGGAAAGACACGGGATTACCTGATGAAATTGCACAGAAGTAACCCAGGATCAACTGCCTTGATGGAAGTAATTCCCCAACCTGAATCCCTGCCACTATTCGATAGATTATACATTAGTTTGGATGCTTGCAAGAAAGGGTTTAAGGAGGGATGTAGGCCACTAATAGGGTTGGATGGCTGCTTCTTGAAGGGTCGTTATGGTGGCCAGCTTCTAAGTGCGGTGGGCCAAGACACAAATAACCACTTCTATGTCATTGCATATGCAGTGGTCCCGAATGAATGCAAGGAGACATGGAAGTGGTTTTTAACTTTACTGAAAGAAGACTTGAGTGAAGTTCCACAACATTGCAGGAACTTTATTTCCGACCAACAAAAA GGTTTGGAGCTGGCAATGAATGAAGTTAATCCTACTGTCCATCACCGAAATTGTGTTCTTCATATTTGGAAGAACTTTATAAAACATTTCAAAGATGAACAAACAAAGCAGATGGTATGGGAGTGCTCTTGCTGTACAACAATTCAAGAATTCAGAAGTTCAATGGAGAAATTAAAGAATCTAAATGAGGGAGCCTGGGAGTATCTACATAG GAAGAAGCCAATTCTGTCAATGTGTGAAGACTTGAGGTGTTACATCATGAGAAAAAAAACTATGCACAAGAAGAGACTAGAGCACCACACTGGTATCTTGGCCCCTGTGCAGCAGAAGAAGCTTGATCAGTTTATCAAGCCCAAGA GCATGCCTTGCAGACATGTGGTTGCAGCCATGGCTAAGATGGGGTTGAAGCCAGAGGACTTTGTGCATAAATGGCTCACTATGGATGCTATCAGATCAGCCTATTCTGTCTGTATTAATCCAGTTAACAGTGAAGAATACTGGAACCCAACTGATTCACCACAGCCACTACCTCCCCCAATTAAGAAACCTACACATCGTCCAAAGATGAAGAGAAAAGTCAATTTTGTGGAGACAGAGATGAATTCCCACAAAGCCAAAAATTCATTCAAAGTGACTTGTAACAGGTGTGGCTAA
- the LOC130961891 gene encoding 3-ketoacyl CoA thiolase 1, peroxisomal-like: MEKAIQRQKVLLEHLQPSSTNSSFSIQHNQSTDLTASICAAGNYAFGQPGVPRDDDVVIVAAYRTAICKAKRGGFKDTLPDDLLASVLKAVIEKTNVDPIEVGDIVVGTVLGPGSERAIECRMAAFYAGFPEVVPLRTVNRQCSSGLQAVADVATYIRAGVYDIGIGAGLESMSQDNISTIRTGNPKLDTFKQARDCLLPMGITSENVAKRYGVTRQEQDEAAVESHKRAAAARESGKFKDEIIPVSTKIVDPKTGEEKQIIVSADDGIRPNSNLMDLAKLKPAFQKDGSTTAGNASQVSDGAAAVLLMKRRVAVQKGLPIIGTFRSFAAVGVDPAVMGVGPAFAIPAAVKSAGLELRDIDLFEINEAFASQFVYSCKKLGLDRNKVNVNGGAIALGHPLGATGARCVATLLNEMKRRGNRFGVISMCIGSGMGAAAVFEREY, encoded by the exons ATGGAGAAAGCTATTCAAAGGCAGAAGGTTTTGCTTGAACATCTTCAACCCAGTTCCACGAACTCATCGTTTTCAATTCAACACAATCAATCAACTGATCTCACT GCTTCAATATGTGCTGCTGGGAATTATGCTTTTGGGCAACCAGGTGTACCTAGAGATGATGATGTGGTGATTGTAGC TGCATACCGAACTGCCATTTGCAAAGCGAAGCGTGGCGGCTTCAAGGATACCCTTCCGGATGATCTACTTGCCTCAGTTTTGAAG GCTGTAATAGAGAAAACAAATGTTGACCCAATTGAAGTAGGAGATATAGTAGTTGGTACAGTACTCGGACCCGGATCAGAGAGAGCAATTGAGTGCAGAATGGCAGCCTTTTATGCAGGTTTCCCCG AGGTGGTACCTCTTCGAACAGTGAATAGACAATGTTCATCAGGACTTCAAGCTGTTGCTGATGTTGCCACTTATATAAGAGCCGGGGTCTATGATATTG GCATCGGAGCTGGATTGGAGAGTATGTCACAGGACAACATTTCAACTATTCGCACTGGCAACCCAAAG CTAGACACATTTAAACAAGCCCGTGATTGTCTTCTTCCAATGGGAATCACTTCTGAGAATGTTGCAAAGCGTTATGGTGTGACAAGGCAGGAGCAAGATGAGGCAGCT GTTGAGTCTCACAAGCGTGCTGCAGCTGCAAGAGAATCTGGTAAATTCAAAGATGAAATTATACCAGTTTCTACCAAG ATTGTGGATCCAAAAACCGGAGAGGAGAAGCAAATTATAGTTTCGGCTGATGATGGTATCCGGCCTAACTCAAATTTGATGGATCTAGCAAAGCTGAAGCCTGCATTCCAGAAAGATGGTTCAACAACAGCAG gTAATGCTAGCCAAGTTAGTGATGGTGCCGCAGCAGTTCTCCTCATGAAGAGAAGAGTAGCCGTGCAAAAGGGGCTTCCGATTATTGGAACCTTCAG GAGTTTTGCTGCTGTCGGAGTAGATCCTGCTGTTATGGGAGTTGGCCCGGCATTTGCTATTCCAGCTGCAGTGAAATCTGCTGGTCTTGAACTTCGTGACATTGACTTGTTTGAAATCAATGAG GCATTCGCATCTCAGTTTGTTTATTCCTGCAAGAAATTGGGACTTGATCGTAACAAGGTCAATGTAAATGGTGGTGCTATTGCTCTAGGTCATCCTTTGGGCGCTACAG GTGCACGCTGTGTTGCAACTCTATTGAATGAGATGAAGCGTCGTGGCAATCGATTTGGTGTAATCTCAATGTGCATAG GGTCAGGCATGGGAGCTGCTGCTGTATTTGAAAGGGAGTATTGA
- the LOC130963130 gene encoding uncharacterized protein LOC130963130, translating into MSNNRDRGIGRDASDDEGRSISVSSVGSAGVRMKKRFVAPKCNCGIHAILFMSSTQSNPKMLFFGCLNFKAAQGRCKYFQQLDEYVSLFEEEQINDDSPYGRNRKQNHFLDAAVWMEEKVTKLEDRVSGLELQMKNSSHVKCNRWFSYPLIVVVFVFGVVCANYLL; encoded by the exons ATGAGCAATAACAGAGATCGTGGGATTGGAAGAGATGCGTCGGACGATGAGGGCAGGAGTATTTCTGTGAGCTCCGTTGGTAGTGCTGGAGTGAGGATGAAGAAAAGATTCGTTGCCCCGAAATGCAATTGTGGGATTCATGCAATTCTATTCATGTCATCAACACAGTCGAACCCTAAGATGCTATTCTTTGGATGCTTAAATTTTAAG GCTGCACAAGGTCGGTGCAAATATTTTCAACAGTTGGATGAATATGTTTCACTGTTTGAAGAGGAGCAAATAAATGATGACAGTCCTTATGGTCGGAATCGAAAGCAAAATCATTTTTTGGATGCAGCCGTTTGGATGGAGGAGAAAGTGACAAAGTTAGAGGACAGAGTTTCTGGGTTAGAATTGCAGATGAAAAATTCTAGCCACGTTAAGTGTAATAGGTGGTTTAGTTATCCATTGATAGTTGTTGTGTTTGTCTTTGGAGTTGTATGTGCAAATTATCTCCTTTAG